One Thomasclavelia spiroformis DSM 1552 DNA window includes the following coding sequences:
- a CDS encoding Cof-type HAD-IIB family hydrolase — protein MKRKSIFLDVDGTLVSGHATMNPKVIEAINRARQNGHCVFICTGRNKTGIKYELAKADFDGIIASAGSYIEIDNKVIHSVYFNKLLVDKISKVFDENNIYYNYECTDVTYMSKKMVELFIGGVNFESGNIELEKMMQEEFKKFSIQDLSLYNNQDIHKICFIATDQIDVERAKKQLGDDVNMVIHDIFDATTINGELISKVDNKATAIKQVIDYLGIDKKDTIAFGDSMNDYEMINFVECGIAMGNACKELKEVASRICRSVDEDGIYYEFIELGLI, from the coding sequence ATGAAAAGAAAAAGTATTTTTTTAGATGTTGATGGAACTTTAGTTTCTGGACATGCAACAATGAATCCCAAAGTAATAGAGGCAATTAATCGAGCTCGACAAAATGGTCATTGTGTATTTATTTGCACAGGAAGAAATAAAACCGGAATCAAGTATGAACTAGCTAAAGCAGATTTTGATGGGATTATTGCAAGTGCTGGTAGTTATATAGAAATTGATAATAAAGTTATTCATAGTGTTTATTTTAATAAATTATTAGTAGATAAGATATCTAAAGTATTTGATGAGAATAATATATATTATAATTACGAATGTACAGACGTAACTTATATGTCTAAAAAGATGGTAGAGTTGTTTATAGGGGGAGTTAATTTTGAATCTGGTAATATAGAACTTGAAAAAATGATGCAAGAAGAATTTAAGAAATTTAGTATTCAAGATTTATCATTATATAATAATCAAGATATTCATAAAATATGTTTTATTGCTACTGATCAAATTGATGTTGAACGAGCAAAAAAACAATTAGGTGATGATGTTAATATGGTAATTCATGATATCTTTGATGCAACAACAATTAATGGTGAATTAATTTCCAAAGTTGATAATAAAGCCACAGCAATTAAACAGGTGATTGATTATTTAGGAATTGATAAAAAAGATACGATAGCTTTTGGTGATAGTATGAATGATTATGAAATGATCAATTTTGTTGAATGTGGAATAGCGATGGGGAATGCTTGTAAAGAACTTAAAGAGGTTGCTTCAAGAATTTGTAGAAGTGTTGATGAAGATGGAATATATTATGAATTTATTGAATTAGGATTAATATAG
- a CDS encoding transposase produces MIQCHKLKSKIEKGYMMMTKPTFTDEFKQGVVQYVLEHPDESKVAIAKQFGIADSTVHKWLKDASSNDGVINSRGSGNYSSDEAKEIARLKKELKDTQDALEVLKKAIGILGN; encoded by the coding sequence ATGATACAATGTCATAAGCTTAAATCAAAAATAGAAAAGGGGTATATGATGATGACTAAACCAACATTTACAGATGAATTTAAACAGGGAGTTGTTCAATATGTTTTAGAACATCCTGATGAATCTAAAGTAGCTATAGCTAAACAGTTTGGTATTGCTGATAGCACTGTTCATAAATGGCTTAAAGATGCCAGTAGTAATGACGGCGTAATTAATTCAAGAGGAAGCGGTAATTATTCAAGTGACGAAGCTAAAGAAATTGCCAGATTAAAAAAAGAACTGAAAGATACACAGGATGCTTTAGAAGTCCTAAAAAAGGCTATTGGCATACTGGGCAATTAA